From the genome of Verrucomicrobiia bacterium, one region includes:
- the aroQ gene encoding type II 3-dehydroquinate dehydratase, translating into MKILFLNGPNLNLLGTREPEVYGRTTLADIEALVQEQAKARRATVEFRQSNLEGELVGWVQSARQNFQAIVLNAAAYTHTSIALRDAISAIGIPTIEIHLSNVHAREQFRHKSFIAGVCKGQISGFGKYSYVLALLAAINLIEAENAG; encoded by the coding sequence ATGAAGATTCTCTTTCTTAACGGCCCCAACCTCAACTTGCTGGGCACGCGAGAACCGGAGGTTTATGGCCGGACCACCTTGGCAGACATTGAAGCGCTAGTCCAAGAACAAGCGAAGGCGAGACGAGCAACAGTGGAATTTCGACAGTCGAACCTGGAAGGCGAGCTGGTCGGATGGGTTCAATCGGCCCGGCAGAACTTTCAGGCCATTGTTTTGAACGCAGCGGCTTATACTCATACCAGCATTGCTTTGAGGGATGCCATTTCTGCAATTGGTATTCCGACGATTGAAATCCACCTTTCCAATGTCCACGCACGCGAACAATTTCGCCATAAATCGTTCATCGCCGGCGTTTGCAAAGGACAAATCTCCGGATTTGGAAAATATTCCTACGTTTTAGCACTACTGGCTGCCATTAACCTTATCGAAGCAGAAAACGCAGGTTAG
- the accB gene encoding acetyl-CoA carboxylase biotin carboxyl carrier protein, translated as MDLKDIKAIIDLMKKNSVSEFELEKQDFKIRLKRGISGGVAPSETTAQPVLGYPAAPAALTATAVTTAVPPGQIAVSNDADIKSPMIGTFYRSPSPDAAPYVDVGTEVNPETVVCIIEAMKVMNEIKAEVHGVITQVLIENAKPVEFGQPLFKIRPS; from the coding sequence GTGGATCTCAAAGACATTAAGGCCATCATTGATCTGATGAAGAAGAATTCCGTTTCGGAATTCGAGCTGGAAAAACAAGACTTCAAGATTCGCCTAAAGCGCGGAATATCGGGCGGCGTTGCTCCAAGTGAAACCACTGCTCAGCCGGTGCTGGGTTATCCAGCCGCCCCTGCAGCCTTAACCGCTACCGCCGTAACGACCGCTGTTCCGCCCGGGCAAATCGCTGTCTCAAATGATGCCGACATCAAGTCGCCGATGATTGGCACTTTCTATCGCTCTCCTTCCCCGGATGCCGCTCCGTATGTTGACGTCGGTACGGAGGTGAATCCGGAAACGGTCGTCTGCATCATCGAAGCCATGAAAGTCATGAACGAAATCAAGGCCGAGGTTCACGGGGTCATTACCCAGGTCTTGATTGAGAACGCGAAACCAGTGGAATTCGGCCAACCACTATTCAAAATTCGTCCATCTTGA
- the accC gene encoding acetyl-CoA carboxylase biotin carboxylase subunit, translated as MFEKILVANRGEIAVRVIRACKELNIRTVAVYSEADANSMHVQLADEAICIGKASSSDSYLRIDRIISAAEIADVDALHPGYGFLSENAHFADVCDSCNIRFIGPGSRAMNALEDKAISRQLAKKAGVPTPPGSDGIVENEKDALVVAKKIGYPVMIKAVAGGGGRGMRIAHNDISLIKGYHTARTEAEKAFGNSAVYIEKFIENPHHIEFQILGDARGNIIHLGERDCSVQRRNQKVVEETPSPLIENRFPKLRKEMGKAAIRIAQAAHYTNAGTVEFVVDDKGNYYFLEVNKRIQVEHPITEEVTGVDLIKQQIWIAAGEPLKLSQSNLQFRGHAIECRINAEDPFDDFRPSPGRIEMYYQPGGRGTRVDTHVYAGYSIPPHYDSMIGKLITYGKDRREAMDKMSRALGEFLISGIKTTISFQQAILQDPNFRRGVYSTNFVEQLLSGARRELLEEKI; from the coding sequence ATGTTTGAGAAGATTCTTGTAGCCAACCGCGGAGAGATTGCCGTTCGGGTGATCCGTGCGTGCAAAGAGTTGAATATCCGCACGGTGGCGGTTTATTCGGAAGCGGATGCGAATTCGATGCACGTTCAACTCGCGGACGAAGCCATTTGCATCGGAAAGGCCAGTTCCTCGGATAGTTACCTTCGGATTGATCGAATCATCAGCGCGGCGGAAATCGCCGACGTAGATGCCCTTCATCCAGGTTACGGATTTCTTTCCGAGAACGCTCACTTCGCGGATGTTTGCGACAGTTGCAACATCCGCTTTATTGGTCCGGGCTCCCGGGCCATGAACGCCCTGGAAGACAAGGCCATCAGCCGTCAATTAGCCAAAAAGGCAGGCGTGCCAACGCCCCCCGGATCCGATGGTATTGTGGAGAATGAGAAGGACGCTTTGGTCGTCGCAAAAAAAATCGGTTACCCGGTGATGATCAAAGCCGTGGCGGGAGGCGGCGGGCGCGGGATGCGGATTGCGCACAATGACATTTCTCTGATCAAGGGCTATCACACCGCGCGCACAGAAGCGGAAAAAGCGTTCGGCAACTCGGCGGTGTACATCGAGAAATTCATTGAGAATCCTCATCACATCGAATTCCAGATTCTCGGCGACGCCCGTGGAAACATCATCCACCTGGGCGAACGCGATTGCTCGGTTCAACGCCGGAATCAGAAAGTGGTTGAAGAAACCCCTTCTCCATTGATCGAAAACCGGTTCCCCAAGCTCCGCAAGGAAATGGGCAAGGCCGCCATCCGCATCGCCCAGGCGGCGCATTATACCAATGCCGGCACGGTGGAATTCGTCGTGGATGACAAAGGCAATTATTACTTTTTGGAAGTCAACAAACGCATCCAGGTCGAACATCCGATCACCGAAGAAGTCACCGGTGTGGATTTGATCAAACAGCAAATCTGGATCGCGGCTGGAGAACCGTTAAAGCTCTCCCAGAGCAACCTGCAATTTCGCGGTCACGCCATCGAGTGCCGGATCAACGCGGAAGATCCGTTTGATGATTTTCGTCCAAGTCCGGGCCGCATAGAAATGTATTACCAGCCCGGCGGACGCGGCACACGGGTGGACACGCATGTCTATGCCGGCTATTCAATTCCGCCGCATTACGATTCGATGATTGGCAAACTGATCACCTACGGCAAAGACCGCCGCGAGGCCATGGATAAAATGAGTCGCGCCTTGGGTGAGTTTCTTATCAGCGGAATCAAAACGACGATTTCATTCCAACAAGCCATCCTGCAGGACCCCAACTTTCGGCGCGGCGTTTACTCCACCAACTTCGTTGAACAGTTGCTTAGTGGGGCGCGCCGGGAGCTGTTGGAGGAAAAAATCTAA
- a CDS encoding SMP-30/gluconolactonase/LRE family protein, with the protein MKSLPSLLLASLLTTQVVAQTGTTSTSVIAAGAQLEKLAGDFAFTEGPTCDSAGNLFFTDQPNDRILKWSVSGTLSTFLQPAGRANGMYFDAHGNLMACADEKTALWSIAPDQTITVITNAFQRKALNGPNDVWVRRDGSLFFTDPFYKRTWWNYNKPPQGTEQVYFLSADRRDLRRVTTDLVQPNGLIGTPDGKKLFVADIRANKTWVYDIRDDGSLTDKTLRCDLGADGITLDTEGNLYLTGRKGVTVVDPTGKQIDLIVVPEPWTANVSFGGSDHQTLFITASKGLYAIKLKYKGANAAK; encoded by the coding sequence ATGAAATCACTGCCATCACTTCTGCTCGCAAGTCTGTTGACAACACAGGTTGTCGCCCAAACCGGAACAACCTCCACCTCGGTCATCGCTGCCGGAGCGCAACTGGAGAAACTGGCCGGAGACTTCGCCTTCACCGAAGGTCCGACTTGTGATTCCGCGGGCAATCTCTTTTTCACCGATCAACCTAATGACCGCATTCTGAAGTGGAGCGTATCGGGAACCCTATCCACCTTCCTACAACCAGCGGGTCGCGCCAACGGAATGTATTTCGATGCGCACGGCAATTTGATGGCCTGTGCCGACGAAAAGACCGCACTCTGGAGCATCGCGCCGGACCAGACGATCACGGTGATCACCAACGCCTTTCAAAGGAAGGCGTTGAATGGACCAAACGACGTTTGGGTGCGTCGCGATGGATCGCTCTTTTTCACTGATCCGTTTTACAAACGCACCTGGTGGAATTACAACAAACCACCGCAGGGCACGGAACAAGTTTATTTTCTTTCGGCGGATCGTCGTGATTTGCGGCGCGTGACCACGGATCTGGTTCAGCCCAATGGATTGATCGGTACGCCGGACGGCAAAAAATTATTCGTGGCGGATATCCGCGCGAATAAGACCTGGGTGTACGACATTCGGGACGACGGGAGCTTGACGGACAAAACTTTGCGTTGCGACCTAGGCGCTGATGGAATCACATTGGACACCGAAGGGAATCTATATCTTACCGGGCGCAAAGGGGTCACGGTTGTTGATCCAACCGGAAAACAAATTGATTTAATTGTTGTTCCCGAACCTTGGACCGCAAATGTCAGTTTCGGCGGAAGCGATCATCAAACCTTGTTCATCACCGCGAGCAAGGGGCTGTATGCCATCAAGCTGAAGTATAAGGGCGCCAACGCTGCAAAATAA